The genomic interval CCCCTTTCTAACAAGTGTGTGGCAAAACTATGACGTAAGGTATGAGGACTGGCTTGCTTGGTTATTTTTGCACGCTTTAAAGCTCTTTTCATTACTTTTCTAATACTGCTAGCACTGTAGTTTTTCCGATTTGGACTTTCAAATAACCAATACTCTGGTCGATAAATTCGATAGTATTCTCTGAGTAATGTCAACATTTTTTTTGATAGTAGGGTAGTCCTGTCCTTCCCTCCTTTACCATTCCTGACTAGTATAAGGCTTCTTTCAGATTGAATGTCTGTAATCTTCAGATTGATTAATTCTGATATACGTAGTCCACCTGCATAGAGCATATAGAGTATACAACGATGCTTTACATTTTCTATCACCCTAAAAAGCCTACTAACTTCTTCTTCACTTAAAACTGTTGGTAAAGTAAAAGGTTTTTCAGGACGTTCTATATAATAGGTATCTTTTTCTCTTCCTAGTACTTTTTCGTAGTAGAACTTAATGGAATTAATGGCCTGATTCTGATAAGGTACAGTTACATTTCTTTCTCTTACCAAATAGACGATATAATTGTTTATTTGCTGTTTAGTAAGTTCTTCTGGGCGAATATTAGGGTAGTAATTAATGTAATCAATAAACATTGCTTTATACGTCTTTAAAGTCTGATAACTATAATTGAGTATTTTCAGTTTGTCGATATATATATCAGGACAAGGTTTTGTAATTTGGTAGGTACGTGCTTGCGTTTTCTTATGCTGACTACCATTGCCTATCACTTCGCCTTCATTTATCTTCCTTTTTTTAAACTTTGGTCTGTTATTTAAAAAATCTTCAGCTTCTACCCAAGCTGTTCCCTTAAAGGTATTAAAAATATTTTTTAGATGGGCCTTGGTATTAGGTACATATAAAAAACCATCATCTATATTCCATTTGCGGTGCATTAGTTTCTTGGCACAAGAGGCCAGTACAGAGTTGTCCATGTCAAAACAAATCTTGATTACCCTTTGTCCCTTCACCTGTTCATGTTGTAATATAATATTTCTCATTTTTGATATGAAAGTTGATAAATGATTATATGCCTTCTACAATGATACTGTTTGGAAAGATTCGTAATGTATAATACACGTATCTATTCGTATAATATACGTATAATGAAACGTTTACAAGTGTAAGATCATCATTATAATCGAATGGAAACCTGCTTACAATGTGGTAAGACGCTGAAAGGCAGACAGGACAAGAAATTCTGTGATAGTTACTGTAGAGCTGCCTACCATAACAATAAACGACGTTCAGCAGAAAACAAGCTGGCAGAAGTGAACAGGGCACTAAGAAGAAACTGGCGTATACTTACTACACTCAATCCTCAAGGAAAATCCACACTAAGAAAAACTTACCTTTTTGAACAAGGGTACAACTTCAACTTCTTTACTAATATCTATCGCACAAAAAAAGGGAAAATTTACTATTTCTGCTATGATATGGGCATTACTGAGGTAGATAGCAACCATATTTGTATTGTCAATTGGCAAAGTTATATGGAAGGTTTTAGGCATCCTCTAGGGAAAACAGCTTCATGAGTATATAATCTAAGCAAGTGTAGTGATTGGTTTCTATTGGATAATTAAACCATATTATGTACAAATTATCTCAATTTTGATAGAAAATCCATTTCGGTATTTTCTATCAAAATGAGCATCTGGGGTTGAAGGGGTAGAAGACCCCTAGCTAATGGGGTGGATAATTTTCACTAAAAAATAGTTTTGCTACTAACGCGCATAGAAACTTGATTTTTAGTATCAATATATAAACTGCTTGTTGCCTTACTTTCATCGGTTTTACTTTAAAGTGCAACACAATGAAAGTAAGGTAATCTCTTATTCTTCTAATACACTACTATAAGTAAATCTGATTTGATAATGTGCTTTTTGTGCCCTACAGCTATTCCATAAGGTTTCGGACATTTTTGTCCAAAACTATTCACCTTCTAAAGGTTAAAAACACCTCCCCTATTTGTTTTATTAATTTACTTACTGTATATATGTATACATATTGTACAAATTATACATGTCTAAAATAATTTCATTCGCAACACAAAAGGGAGGTTCAGGGAAATCAACCCTTTCTGTACTAACAGCAACAGCAATTAATAATCGGACTAATAACAAAGTTCTTGTTATTGATGCAGATCCACAGCAAACTATTTCCGGTTTACACAATCGTGAAAAAGATAATGGTAAAAGCTATGATATGATCTTCTTTAATTGGAGAAGGCTTGATGAAAAAGACTATCAAAAACTCTTATCTGAAAGTATTCAGAAGTATGATATAATCATAGTCGATGTTCCTGGTACTATGGGAGGTGAAGAGATATTTTATAGCATCTTATTCTCAGATATAGTTTGTGTTCCCATTGTACCCAGAGTATTTGACATCAGTAGTACCATAGACTTTTTAAAAACACTTCCAACCATTGCAGAAAAAAGAAAAAAAACTGGAAGAGATTTCAAAGTTTTTGGCATTCCGAATAAGATGGATAATACAAAAGAAACCAACTATATAGATAAAATAAATGGAGTTGGAGGTGTACAATTATTCGGTAGTGGTTTATCAAACAAAATTCGCTATGGTAGAAACATAAGCACTGTAAACACTATCACTGCTGATAATGTAAAAGATGAATTTAACGATTACTTCCACGAGTTTATAACTAAAATACTATACAATGGCTAGCAAAAAAGATAAAACCGAATCTATGTTTGATGATCTTATTCCGGATAAAGGCGATACAGATTTAATTAATCAATCAAATAGTAATTCACTTCCTGCACCTGAATTTTCAGATCTAAAAAGAACAAAAAGAAGTTCAGGAAAGTACAGCTCTTTTCGTATGAGAACAGATATTTTGAGCGAGATGGATAAAATTGCAAGAAAAGAAAAAATCCCCTTCACAGGTCAACTGGTGCATAGAATACTGCAAAATTATGTTGATTGGTATAAAGAAAATAAATAAATTATATATACATGTATACATAATATACATACTACAACTGTGTAATTATTTAAATAAAAAAACTGAAGAATGGAGCTTGTTAAGATATATCAGGGAAATGTAATTGATGCTAGAGAATTATGGCAGTTTCTAGAAATTAAAACACCTTTTAATGATTGGGTGAGAAGATCTATTCTTAAGCACTTTAAAGAAGATATTGACTTTTACGCAAATCTGCGTAAAAGTACTGGAGGTCGCCCAAGTAAGGAATATTTCCTCACTATTGATACAGCTAAGAAATTAGCCATGATGGCTAAAACTCCAAGAGGAGATCAAGCCCGTGATTACTTCATTCAATGTGAAAAAACTTTATTAGCATTAACTGCAAACAAGAGGTTAGAAGCATTTTTAAAACTAGAAACAACAAAAGAGAAGCTTCTGCAAAACATCGAAAATATTGGGGGTACAGAAGCAG from Chondrinema litorale carries:
- a CDS encoding tyrosine-type recombinase/integrase; this translates as MRNIILQHEQVKGQRVIKICFDMDNSVLASCAKKLMHRKWNIDDGFLYVPNTKAHLKNIFNTFKGTAWVEAEDFLNNRPKFKKRKINEGEVIGNGSQHKKTQARTYQITKPCPDIYIDKLKILNYSYQTLKTYKAMFIDYINYYPNIRPEELTKQQINNYIVYLVRERNVTVPYQNQAINSIKFYYEKVLGREKDTYYIERPEKPFTLPTVLSEEEVSRLFRVIENVKHRCILYMLYAGGLRISELINLKITDIQSERSLILVRNGKGGKDRTTLLSKKMLTLLREYYRIYRPEYWLFESPNRKNYSASSIRKVMKRALKRAKITKQASPHTLRHSFATHLLERGTDLRYIQNLMGHGSSKTTERYTHITKKGVDGIVSPLDNLDI
- a CDS encoding antA/AntB antirepressor family protein, producing MELVKIYQGNVIDARELWQFLEIKTPFNDWVRRSILKHFKEDIDFYANLRKSTGGRPSKEYFLTIDTAKKLAMMAKTPRGDQARDYFIQCEKTLLALTANKRLEAFLKLETTKEKLLQNIENIGGTEADYIQIDEEGRKVFFNGQLIPDEELPILFLKGRDFATEMTNEGFKKGLEEVSSIEELNKRNHLDVRSIMELNTGILPEQLKREEDIRKLLGKDSKEE
- a CDS encoding ParA family protein; this encodes MSKIISFATQKGGSGKSTLSVLTATAINNRTNNKVLVIDADPQQTISGLHNREKDNGKSYDMIFFNWRRLDEKDYQKLLSESIQKYDIIIVDVPGTMGGEEIFYSILFSDIVCVPIVPRVFDISSTIDFLKTLPTIAEKRKKTGRDFKVFGIPNKMDNTKETNYIDKINGVGGVQLFGSGLSNKIRYGRNISTVNTITADNVKDEFNDYFHEFITKILYNG